In Paenibacillus sonchi, the genomic stretch TACTCCGGCCCGCGCAAACGCATAGACCTTCATGCTCTTCAGCAAGCGGCAATGGTTTTTTCTTTGGATATGGAGCAGGCCCCGGGAAGCTCCGGTCCGCAAATAGAGGTGGCAGAGGGCAGGTTGCGGGTGAGCGCCAGCGGAGAAGAAGCGGAAGCCTTCTCGCTTCGTCTGCGCCCTGGTCAAGCGGAGTAGCACTGCTGCCGGTGCAGTCGTCGCAAAAAAATAAAGCAGCAAAGAGGGCCGGGAGTTACCCTGCCTTCTTTTGCTGCTTCCGGTTAGATGGACAAGTTGGGCCGGGGCAATGGGGAATTCAAGCGTGCTCTCACCTACTGAGAGATCACAACAAAATCGCTTTTGAACCGCTCATAATCGGCGGCCCGGCATTCCAGCTTCAGGCGTGTGCCCTGTTCTTCATAGCTGACCTCCTGCACATCGGCGTGATCATTGAAGTAGGAAACCACGCTGCCGCGGTCGAACGGCACCAGTATTTCGCACTGGATATAATCATTGAAGACATGCTGCCGGACCAGGCCAATCAGCTCGGCGATTCCGCTTTCCTGCTTAGCGGAGAGAGTGACAGTATTCTCCTTTACTACAGGATAAGGCAATTCCGTCAGGTCAGCTTTGTTATAAGCCTTAATTGCCGGGATTCCGTCCGCGCCCAGAGCCTTCAGGGTTTCCTCCGTAACAGCGATATGCTGGCCCACCTGCGGATCGGAAATGTCGGCTACATGAATCAGCAGGTCAGCCTCGGTAACCTCTTCGAGCGTAGAGCGGAAGGCCTTGACCAGATGATGGGGCAGCTGGCTGACAAAACCGACTGTGTCGGTCAACAAAAAGGTTTTACGGTCAGGCAGCTCAATGCTGCGCACTGAGGTTTCCAATGTGGCGAACAGCATATCCTTGGCCAACACCCCTTTTTGAGATCCGGGTGGTAGGTTTCCATTATGGTGTTCATTAAGCTGGACTTGCCGGTATTGGTATAACCGACGAGACAGACTACGGGTACCTCGTTTTTGCGCCGCTGCTTGCGCTGGACCTGCCGCCGGGCTACTTGAGTCTGCAGCTCCAGCTGCAGTGCCGTGATGCGTTCCTCGATTCGGCGCCGGTCCAGCTCCAGCTTGGTTTCCCCGGCACCGCGATTTTTCAGTCCCGCTCCGCCGCCTTGTCTGCCGAGGGACTCGCGCATTCCGGCCAGCCGGGGGAGCATATACTGCAGCTGTGCCACCTCCACCTGGAGCTGAGCCTCCTTCGTTTTGGCACGTTCGGCAAATATATTCAGAATCAGCACGGTCCGGTCAATGACCTGACGGTCCAGCGCCGATTCCAGATTGCGGATCTGGGAAGGGGAAAGCTCATCATTAAAAATAACAATCGGTGCCTCCAGCGCTTCCAACAGGGCTTCCAGCTCCCCGATTTTGCCTGTACCGATATAATGCGCCGGGTTAATGCGGCTGGATTTCTGGCTCAGCTCACCGACCACCTCAAGCTCACAGGCGGCCGCCAGATTGCGCAGCTCTTCCATGGAATAAGCGAAATCCTTGTCACTCTGCAGCTGAACACCGACAATCACTGCCTTTTGATGTACAGTTTCCATATATTAATCAACCTCCACGAGTAAAATTGGACATAAAAAAGCACAGGCCGTCTGCCTGTGCTAACAGTATCAATAGAGGACAACAGAATAGGGCCACCGGAGGAATCTACATTCCCCAAGTCCCTTCTTCGGCATTTCCATAGCAACAATGAATGTATGCAAAAAAATACGGCGGCCCGGCAGAACAGCAAGCTGCTGCACCTGCCTGCGGAGCGGTTCATTGTTATTGCCTGATGGAGCTGCAAGTATTCCTAAAGGCGATGCCGGCGTGACGATCTGTCCGCCGGACGGTTGGTTCAAGCTGTGGGCTGCCTTCAAAAATAGATAGACCTATCCTGAGTCCTCTGCACGGGGCAGAGCTTTAGCGCTATAAAATTAGCTTAGCCGCGTAAAGTGCGAATCCGGATATAGTCTATCACACGCAACCCTCCGTTCTTCAAAAGTTACGTTGATTCTAACACATCTGCCGGAAGCTGGCAACTTGCTCCATTTCAGGGAGCGTCCGAATGCGCTGCCATGCCGCCAATCTGCCGTTTTATCTACTAACTTCTAAATCATGGCGCATACGATATAAGAACGACATTACTAGAAGGAGGATGAACTGTGCCTTATTTAACGACTAACACATTAACCAGCAGACCCACCAGGGGGCTGGGCATCATTAGCCAGGTAATCATAAAAGCGGTCAACAACGGATCGTCCAAAGCTGTCCAGGAATTATTTGAAGTGAATTACCGGGAGGTAGTAACCAAAATCTATAATATTACCCAGACTTATTTTCAGTTCAATGCCGTATACTCCCAGGAGCAGACGCAGATCCAGATTTTCCTTGTGGATAGTGCAGGTGTCTTGTCGCAGGTTGCGCTGGAGCAGCTTGAGGTCAGCAGGATCACCTCGGAATTCCGGGAAATATCGCCGTCACTGCGTCCGACTTTGCGCTTATCAGCTACCGCAGAAACACTGCGATCGTAATTCCGGAGGCTGTTGCTGCTGAAATCAAGCCGGTCAGCCTACCCACTCCCTCCGCAGTGTGAACAGATCCTTCAGGGCATCGGTGGACAGCTCGGTAATCCAGCTTTCAGAGCTTGCGATCACATCATCGCTGAGCTGCTGCTTGCTCTCCAGCATTTCGTCAATTTTTTCCTCCAGCGTCCCCAGGGAGATGAACTTGTGCACTTGCACATCCTTGGTCTGGCCCATCCGGTACGCGCGGTCCGTCGCCTGATTCTCTACAGCCGGATTCCACCAGCGGTCGAAGTGGAAGACATGATTGGCAGCGGTCAGGTTCAGGCCGACCCCTCCCGCCTTCAGTGAGAGAATGAACACATTGGGCTGACCAGACTGCGTCCGGCCGCCAGCCGGCGGGACTTCCCCCTGTGGAGGCGCAGGGGTCTGGAATTGCTCTATCATGCGGTCGCGTGCGCTTTTGGGCGTGCTGCCGTTCAGATACAGCACGGGTTCCTGCAGCTCCTGGGACAGCACGGCCTGCAGCATCCTGCCCATGCCGACATATTGGGTGAAGATCAGGCAGCGCTCATTCTCCTCGCGCAGCTCACGCACCATGGCGAGCAGCCGCTCCAATTTTGCCGACCGCTCAATCAGGGCAGCGGTATCGACCCGGCCCTCCGGTTCTCCCTCGGGCAAAGTATCCTTGCTTAGCAGCAGCGGATGATCACAGAGCTGCTTAAGACTGGTCAGTGCGGCCAGAATAGCCCCTTTGCGTTCAATCCCTTCCAGCTTTTGCATCCGTTCCAGAAGGCCGTTGACGTTCTGGTCATACAGGGCTGCCTGTTCAGCCGTGAGGTGGACATAGGTTTTCATCTCGTTTTTGTCCGGAAGATCGAGCTGGATCGCCGGGTCTTTTTTCTTGCGGCGCAGCATGAACGGCTTAACCATCTTCTGCAGATCCGCCGTCCGCTTCGCATCCCGTTCCTTCTCTATAGCATTTGCGAACCGGTCCTGAAAGGATTTGGCGCTGCCGAGGTATCCCGGGGTGATGAAGTCATAGATCGACCACAGCTCCGAGAGCCTGTTCTCGATCGGTGTTCCCGTCAGCGCGATCCGGTGCAGCGCCGGGAAGCTGCGCACAGCCGAGGACTGCTTGGTCCCGGCATTTTTGATGTTCTGTGCTTCATCCAGGCAGACCGCTGCCCAGGTGAATTGCTTGAGCAGCTCCTGGTCGAGCGCAGCCGTGGCGTACGAGGTCAGGACCACATCCGCCTGAGAAGCTGCGCCGTAGAAGTAGCCGGCGTCCAGCCGTTTGCTTCCATAGTGCAGCATCACCTTCAGGGAAGGGGCAAACCGCTGCAGCTCCTTCTGCCAGTTGCCGAGCACCGAGGTCGGACAGATGATCAGGGAAGGCCAGCCGGGCGGTTCCGTCTGCCGCACCCTGCCGGCAGCGGGGTCAGCTTCGGCTGCCTCCTCCAGCTCCTTCAAATGGAGCAGATAGGCAATGAGCTGCACGGTTTTGCCCAGGCCCATGTCGTCGGCCAGTACGGCCCCCAGGCCGAAACGGCGCAGGAAGGCCAGCCAGGCAAAGCCCTCCTGCTGGTAGCTTCTCAGCTCAGCGTGCAGCCCCGTTGGCACAGCGGGCTGCGGCCACCGGTCACGCTGCCCGAGCTGGCCGATCAGCTTGACCAGATGCGCGTTCAGCTCCACCTCCAGCCGGAAGCGCGCCGCGTCCTCTTCAGCCTGCTCCGCCGCAGCTTCAGCGGCTTCATCTTCGCTGCTGCCCAGCAGATGCAGCTGCAGCACATCCTGGAAGGACAAGCCCTGCGACTTGTCCATTCCGGCCATGGCCCGCTGAATCTGGGCCAGGAGGGCGGGGTCCAGGGGAATCCACTGGCCCCTGAACTTCACGAGCCGCTCGCCGCGCGCGACCAGCTCGGCGAACTCCGCCTCGGAGAGGTCGGCGTCGCCGATGGAGATGCGCCAGTCGAAGTCGACCAGCGCATCCAGCCCGAACAGCGACCGGCCTCCGCGGCTGCCCTCGCCGGAGCTGATCTTGGCGCGCAGGCGCGGCTTTTTGCGGCTGGCGGCTTCCCACCACGCCGGCAGCAGCACCTGCCAGCCGGCCTCCAGCAGGCGCCGGCTGTCGACCGTAAGGAACCGCCACGCGACCTCGTCGCTAAGCGGTTCCCCAAGCACATCGCGCCCGCGGCCAATGTGCCCGCCGGGCAGGCTGTCCCGCAGGCGCGACAGCCACCCGGCCGCCCGCTCGCGGACGTGCTCCGCCCACGGCGCGGGCCAGCGCCCATGCGGCTCGCCGTCGTCCGAGAGCCGCAGCGGCACAAGCGCGGATTCGTCGCGCTTGTCCTGCAGCAGCAGCTGCAGCCGCCAGGACGAGTCCCCGTCCGGCTCCAGCAGCTGCAGCGCGGGGCGGAACGGCGCGGAGTCCGCCTTCCAGCCGATGGACATCAGCCAGCTGTCCGCGTCCATCCCGGCGGCCGCCAGCCCGCTGCGGCTGAACAGCAGCGGAAATTCGCTCCGCAGGTCGCCCGCCTCGGCTTCCGTGCTGTAATAGCGCTGAAAGACCGCCGCCGAGAAGGCGGCCTGCAGCCCTTCGGCAAGCGTGCTGCGCTCCTGCAGCCCGCGCAGCGCTTCCGCAGCGGTGCGGCTGCTGCGGGCGGCGCCCGCAAGCGCCTGGCCGTCCCAGTCCCACCGCAGCTGGCCTTCGCGGAACGCGGAGAAGCTGGGAACATACTGCTTCTCATCCAGCAGCGCGGCCAGAACCGGGGCCAGTGCGGTCACGAGTGCAGCATTGCCCTCCCAGCTCCATCCAATGTGTTGGAGCACCTTCATTTCTGCGAAGAACGGGATCACCTGCTCGGCGGGCAGAATGACCAGCTCCACGCCGTCGGCGTTCTGGGTAGTTAATTCCGTGCCATAGAAGGATTCTTCATGCCAGGCAAACAGCTGCTGCTTCAGCAGCAGGCCGGAGACATAGTCATCCCGTTCGTTGATGCCGTAGATCAGGGCATCGCCATATTGGCTCAAGGCCAGCTGGACGGTAATAGTTCGCGTATGCATACTCATGGAATCAGCTTTCCTTTCCGCAGCTCCTCCTGCAGCGCGCGAAGCCGGCTGTGCCGGGTGGTGAAGGCGTCCAGAAATTCTCCCCACCGCTCCTCGCGCTTCATCTTCTTATACAACTTGGCAAGACGCTTCAATAGCTTAACAGCGGCCTTATAGCTGTGGCGGTTCTTCTCCAGCACGAACCGTTCCGCTGCCTGATGGTAGAACGGCAGCAGCAGCTCCGGCGCATGTTTCTCCACCGGCTGCAGGTCGCTGACCCGGAAGTCTGAAGGCACCTTGCCGGAGGACAGCTGATAGTCCATCCAGTCCCGCCACTTGCCGTGGTCCAGCAGCTTGTCTTCATAGATGCCGCCTGAGAGCGGAAGCATCGCGGACAGCGTGCTCCACATTTGGGGTTCCGCCTCCGGCAGGCGGCGGACCACTTCTTCCCAGTATCCGGCATAGCTGTGCAGATTATATAAGCGGCTGTTCAGCAGAGGTCCTGTCGTTTCAAGCCAGGCCGCAAGACGGGACCAGTGTCCGGCTTCGGCGAGCGGCTCCAGGCAGCCGAGCAGCTCGTCCGGATGCAGGCCCGGCCGTTCGGAAGCGGCAGCCAGCCGTTCCCAGGCGGCTTTGTCGTCGCTCAGGTAGAAGTACATCCGGCTCTCAGCCAGCAGCAGCGCCGAACGGTTAATAGCAGCGCCCAGCCCGCCGGCACGGTCACGGAGCGCTTCAAGCTCCTCCAGATAGAGCGCCGGATCGCTGGCGTTCGGGGCAATCCAGCGCTGCCAGAGCTGATCGTAGCAGAAGGAGAAATAAGGCTGCTCCCGCAGACGGTCGCGCGATTCCGTCAGCATCTCAAGCTGCACATAAGCCAGCGTATCCTTGAGCCTCGGCCATGCCTCCGGCTCTGAGGCGAGCGGCAGGCTGCGCTTCATCAAGCGGATAATCGCCTCTTGAAGCTCAGAGACGGCAATAGCCGTGTAATATCCCAGCGCATAGCCTGGAGAAGAGAGGGCTCCTGCGTTATGCTGGCCGCCGGGTGTAATCAGACTCTCCAGGATGAACAGATGGGCATTAAGCTGGAACAGCAGTTCAGCGGCAGGCGGGAGGTCGGCCTTCGCCTGCGCAATGGCGGACAGCGCCCGTTCAGCATATTGCGGATTGCGCACAGTCTGCGCCAGCGGCGCGGTGAGCAGCGCCATGTAGTCACGCCACTCGGCTACCGTTGCCCCGGGAATCAGCCCGGCGAGCTTCATCGCCTGTTCCCGGCGGCTGCCGGAAACGCCGGCAGCAGAGGAAGCCTCCAGCGCCTCTGCCTTCTTCCGGTCGATGACGGCCTTGGCATTGGCCAGCATATTCACGGACCGTTCCTGCGCCTCGGCAACACTCATCAGCACAGCCGCCATATGCTTGCAGGGTCCCTGTACGGGGCAATCGCAGTGGCTATCCGTCAAGCTGTCCAGCTCCATACTGACAGCGTAATCCTCTCTGCCCTCGACAACCGCCATCACTCTCCGGGACGAGATCATCCGAAACGACCGGACACGGTTCTGTTTATAATATTGAAATCCCCGCTTGAGGGTCAGGTCCTCAAAATAGTAAGCCACATCCGAAATGAGCTTATCCCATTCGGCATCGTTTATCATTATTCTCGGCTGCATTTGGGTTAATCTCCTGTACTAAAGATCTGTTTGAACCCTACTATTATATCATTTATCAGGTTCTTCACTCTAAACGTTTAAAATCTTAAAGAGTATGATATGCTCCATATTGAAGTATGGACGGAACATGCTACTCTATGGTCTGGAACCAGAGACCCTGCGGAAGGATGAAGCAATACCAATGCTGCGCTTCAAATTGAAATATTTGCTGAACAACAAACAAAACCGGCTGATCCTGATGCTGACCGTCAGTGTGTCGCTGCTGATTATACTGATTGGCCTGTTCTCCTACAGAGAGTACCGGAATGCACTCGATACGGAGCTGAACACACCGAATATTGAACTGCTCCAGATCAATCTGGATGTCACCAACAGGGCATTCCGGGAGTCGGACAATAAAGCGGTGGATTTATCCTTTCACCAGGCTGTCCTGAAATACATTAATGCAGACACTGAAGATGCGGGGTCCGCCGCCGGGCTGCAGGATGTACTGAAAACGCTTGTTACAGAGCCGGATATTCATGCCATCAGCGTGATCAAATTCAAGGATCATTCCGTGATTTCGAGCGGTTATGGCTACAAGGCCTCCTGGGAGAAAGCGCCGGAGCATGCCTGGACCCCGTGGATTGGGCAGATTA encodes the following:
- a CDS encoding DEAD/DEAH box helicase: MSMHTRTITVQLALSQYGDALIYGINERDDYVSGLLLKQQLFAWHEESFYGTELTTQNADGVELVILPAEQVIPFFAEMKVLQHIGWSWEGNAALVTALAPVLAALLDEKQYVPSFSAFREGQLRWDWDGQALAGAARSSRTAAEALRGLQERSTLAEGLQAAFSAAVFQRYYSTEAEAGDLRSEFPLLFSRSGLAAAGMDADSWLMSIGWKADSAPFRPALQLLEPDGDSSWRLQLLLQDKRDESALVPLRLSDDGEPHGRWPAPWAEHVRERAAGWLSRLRDSLPGGHIGRGRDVLGEPLSDEVAWRFLTVDSRRLLEAGWQVLLPAWWEAASRKKPRLRAKISSGEGSRGGRSLFGLDALVDFDWRISIGDADLSEAEFAELVARGERLVKFRGQWIPLDPALLAQIQRAMAGMDKSQGLSFQDVLQLHLLGSSEDEAAEAAAEQAEEDAARFRLEVELNAHLVKLIGQLGQRDRWPQPAVPTGLHAELRSYQQEGFAWLAFLRRFGLGAVLADDMGLGKTVQLIAYLLHLKELEEAAEADPAAGRVRQTEPPGWPSLIICPTSVLGNWQKELQRFAPSLKVMLHYGSKRLDAGYFYGAASQADVVLTSYATAALDQELLKQFTWAAVCLDEAQNIKNAGTKQSSAVRSFPALHRIALTGTPIENRLSELWSIYDFITPGYLGSAKSFQDRFANAIEKERDAKRTADLQKMVKPFMLRRKKKDPAIQLDLPDKNEMKTYVHLTAEQAALYDQNVNGLLERMQKLEGIERKGAILAALTSLKQLCDHPLLLSKDTLPEGEPEGRVDTAALIERSAKLERLLAMVRELREENERCLIFTQYVGMGRMLQAVLSQELQEPVLYLNGSTPKSARDRMIEQFQTPAPPQGEVPPAGGRTQSGQPNVFILSLKAGGVGLNLTAANHVFHFDRWWNPAVENQATDRAYRMGQTKDVQVHKFISLGTLEEKIDEMLESKQQLSDDVIASSESWITELSTDALKDLFTLRREWVG
- a CDS encoding SWIM zinc finger domain-containing protein, which gives rise to MQPRIMINDAEWDKLISDVAYYFEDLTLKRGFQYYKQNRVRSFRMISSRRVMAVVEGREDYAVSMELDSLTDSHCDCPVQGPCKHMAAVLMSVAEAQERSVNMLANAKAVIDRKKAEALEASSAAGVSGSRREQAMKLAGLIPGATVAEWRDYMALLTAPLAQTVRNPQYAERALSAIAQAKADLPPAAELLFQLNAHLFILESLITPGGQHNAGALSSPGYALGYYTAIAVSELQEAIIRLMKRSLPLASEPEAWPRLKDTLAYVQLEMLTESRDRLREQPYFSFCYDQLWQRWIAPNASDPALYLEELEALRDRAGGLGAAINRSALLLAESRMYFYLSDDKAAWERLAAASERPGLHPDELLGCLEPLAEAGHWSRLAAWLETTGPLLNSRLYNLHSYAGYWEEVVRRLPEAEPQMWSTLSAMLPLSGGIYEDKLLDHGKWRDWMDYQLSSGKVPSDFRVSDLQPVEKHAPELLLPFYHQAAERFVLEKNRHSYKAAVKLLKRLAKLYKKMKREERWGEFLDAFTTRHSRLRALQEELRKGKLIP